The Rhododendron vialii isolate Sample 1 chromosome 3a, ASM3025357v1 nucleotide sequence GCTGAAGGTCCGTAATGCATAGGTTCATGAATCTTGGGAAGAAATAAGAACTACATTGGTTTTTCTACAGATACCATTCAAACCAATAATTCACGTCGAGTTTATTCATGTTTGCTACTATTTAAGATCTGACATGGAGAAAGGGTGTTATGTCTAATTGACATGAGGAAGTTAATGCTTTCAGGGTAAGAGggcttcttttttcccttcatgTTATAGAGGCTATCTGGGAATTATATCAGCGGGTTGCAGTTTTATATGATGTGGTTTCCCATCCTTCTTCATCTGTTGTTCTTTTTACCTTTTCTCTATAAGAACTTTGGTTTCTTATTATAAATTGATTATTTTGGCACCATTCTTGTGGGCTACTCTGATAAGAACATGGTTATAGCACACACTGCACTCTCAAGCCCCAAGATGCAACCTAGAGATTTGACTGGATATGATCTCAACTAAGGCTGGTTGTGGTTTAGGCCCTGCTTTTAAATCTCACTCTCCAAAATGTTAATGTTGAGGCTGACCATGTTCCGAGATGGACTTGCATTTATATGTTGGACAGATTTATGTTCATTAAGATTGTGGGCTCATTGTTATGGCCTCCTCTAGGTGTAACTGTTTTGTCTACAAACAAGGAAGCTATAAGGAACATAATTATGAATCTCGCTACATGTTATATAAGTATGATGTCCGCTTTGCCGGGAAACAAAGTTGGACCAcatatttcttttcttggtgACATTCTCCAACGTTCTGGTtgcattggattttttttcaagatggCAAAcactttgttttggtttttttggcaGGCTGGAGTACCCAAGATACTTGATGGGGATATGTTAGCTCAGTTCTTGGAGCTTACAAGTATGCAACAAGAGGCGGTGCTAGAGTTACCACTTGGTTCACCAGATACAGTGATGTTGAGTTCAAAGCCACCTTCTTCGCCTGCACCAATTACTGTTAACCAGGTGGTTCGACTTCTTGAACGAGTTCATTATGCCTTGAACTGAGTCTCATTTTCCTGGTTACCGGTTTTCTGAAGAAATGGCCCTCCAAGCCTCCAAGAGAaggaattttcaaaaaatacaagacaGGGACATTATCTTCGCTTCTTGCTTTTACAGAGTGAAGAAGTCCCTGCACAAGATTCGCCAACCTGGCCCCTTGTGTACAAAACAGATGTGTGGTTGGAAGCAATCGGGACGAaaccggagagagagagtccttcAATGGGGCAAACAGCTGATTAAGGGAAGATATCTATTAAGCATAGCTTGAGTGGCGCTCCTGCTTCACAATATCGATGGAATCGCTAACTTCCATATGTACAGTACAAGTTCAAGAACTCCCATGATTAGCGCAAAACTGATTTGTGTTGTAGGTGAATTggctttttctctttctttatgacatttttattattcttttgAAGCCCAAATAGACTCGCAATTTTGTAAGATTTTCCCTTGCAAAGCAAATAAGGCACGTAACATGTTTTGTTGTATTATATAGATGTGGCTTTTTAGAAGATTTGAATCTTGGGCTCCATGTCAAGAAATTACTGCAGGAATATTGTTTTGTAGCAAATTCTTGTGAAAGTGGAattaaaggaaaacaaaatgcattttattttgTCTGTTCATTTGGTAAGAAAGAACTTTGTGAGAaagttgaaaatcaaaattttattgtgTTTTGAAAATAGTGTGGAAGTAAGATTCTCGCTAATCTGTGTTTTCTAAAAGACTAGTTTTGAGAGAAAACTAAACGCATGAGGAAGTTAGACGTGATTATTTTTTCTGTTGGTTAAATGAACACATAGAAGATGCATGAAAGTCAAGACATTTTTTATACTTTATTTTCTTTACCAGCTTGGCCTTGGGATTTTCTTATCGACAAGGAACATAAACAGAAGCGTTTCTCTTTCATTTATTGTGCAGACTTTAGTTTATCCACATTTTGAGGATAATCAGCTTGAACCGATGATTTTCATCATCACTGGGTGTCAAGGTGACACTCTACTGTTGAGTTATGTACATTCCTATCCCTTCTCTACCTCCATTGAGAGACTGAGATGACGAATCATAAGGTTGAGAAACTCAATGTCACAACATGGACAGGGTGAGCATCTGAAGGGTTGCTTCACCAAAGGAGACTACACACCGACCAGGGCAATCACTGACTGCAACGTAATGTTACAATCGATggaattttgtttcattctaCTCATGCGGGCAGGTCATATGAGATGTAAAGTGTCTTTGAGATAAAAGCATGTGTGCTTTGGGTTTGACGTCAATCCAACTGCAACCTGGGTCCTTTCTCAAACCTATCTTACTCATCATATCCCTCACTCCATTAACTTCACGCCATTTGCCTTTAGAAGCATATATGTTGGACAGAAGAATGTAGTTCCCAGGATTTGTAGGCTCTAATTTGAACAATTGTTTGGCGGCAATCTCACCCAATGTCATGTTATTGTGAACCCTACAAAAATTCAGTAAAGCTCCCCAAACACAACCATCGGGCTCAAATGGCATTTTCTTGATCATAGAATAAGCCTCTTCTAGCTTCCCAGCACGACCTAGAAGGCTCACCATACAAGTATAATGTTCCACCCCAGGTTCAATTCCATGCTCTTTGGACATGCCGTTGAAGTAGCACTGCCCTTCTTCTGTTAAGCCACTTTGGCTACAAGCAGATAATATACCAGTGAAACTAACCAAGTCGGGCTTCTGCCCGCTCCTATGCAGCAAATGAAAGATCTCAATAGCTTCCTCAGCTTTTCCATGCATCGCATACCCGCCCAATATTGCATTCCAACTAACCAAATTTTTAGTAGGCATCCTGTCAAAACAAAGACGAGATATTTTGATCCTTCCACATTTAGCATACATGTCAACTAATGCGCTGCCCACGTATACATCATCAGAGATCCCACTCCTGATAGAGAAACCATGAGCAGCCTTCCCATGTATCAATGTTGCAGTGTTTCCAAAAGCTGGTAAAAGGCAAGGGATTGTTATCGAGTTTGGCTTCACTCCAGCAATCTGCATCTCTCTGAATAGGTCCAAAGCCTCCATGTCTTTGCCATTTTGAGAACAAGCAGCGATCACTGACGTCCAAGATACGACGTTCAAGTCCACCCCTTTGTCCTTGAATTGCCTAAATACCATCAATGCCTCATCCACAAGGCCGTTTCTCGAAAGCCCGCTAACCAGTGCACTGCAAGCGCCCACATCCAATGCATCCATTTCATCAAATACTTGTGACATTTGCGAACTACACCCACACTTCCCATACATATCTATAAGGGCACTAACAATGCATTTGTCCGATACAGTTCCCATCTTGATCACATACCCATGAATTTGAttacccaaaatcaaatcctccaAGTCCCCCACTGCAGGAAGAACACTTGATATACCAGTCCCATTATGCTTTAAACCACGTGAATGCATCTTTCGAAACATCGACACTGATTCTGAGTAATACCCACTTTGATTGAATCCCGCGATCAACCCATTACAACAAACTATGTTTGGTTCGATCCTTTTATTCT carries:
- the LOC131318828 gene encoding pentatricopeptide repeat-containing protein At1g20230-like, whose amino-acid sequence is MQMPSSSSSIHSLIYACSKLNNFKQVLSLFSQLLYQGHVPDAFLLPTVVKACTALSNIKAGRQVHAIASVSGSDSDPFVQSSLVHMYVKCSQLKDARKLLDAMSEPDVVSWSALVAGYARLGHVSEANEVFEDMENKRIEPNIVCCNGLIAGFNQSGYYSESVSMFRKMHSRGLKHNGTGISSVLPAVGDLEDLILGNQIHGYVIKMGTVSDKCIVSALIDMYGKCGCSSQMSQVFDEMDALDVGACSALVSGLSRNGLVDEALMVFRQFKDKGVDLNVVSWTSVIAACSQNGKDMEALDLFREMQIAGVKPNSITIPCLLPAFGNTATLIHGKAAHGFSIRSGISDDVYVGSALVDMYAKCGRIKISRLCFDRMPTKNLVSWNAILGGYAMHGKAEEAIEIFHLLHRSGQKPDLVSFTGILSACSQSGLTEEGQCYFNGMSKEHGIEPGVEHYTCMVSLLGRAGKLEEAYSMIKKMPFEPDGCVWGALLNFCRVHNNMTLGEIAAKQLFKLEPTNPGNYILLSNIYASKGKWREVNGVRDMMSKIGLRKDPGCSWIDVKPKAHMLLSQRHFTSHMTCPHE